From the Pseudomonas monsensis genome, the window GCGGCAACCCGAGCCAGTTGCGCGGTTACACCGAAGTGGCGGGGCAGTCGGCGCGGGTGATTGTCGCCAACCCTTATGGCATTACCTGCAACGGTTGCGGTTTTATCAATTCGCCGCGCGTGACTTTGACCACCGGTAAACCGGTGCTCGATAACGGTCGCCTGGATCGTTTTCAGGTTGATCAGGGCACGGTGGCCATCGAGGGCACGGGCCTTAACGCGACCAATGTCGACCGCTTCGAAATCATCACCCGCAGCGCGAAAATCAACGCCGAGATTCAGGCACAGAACCTGACGATTGTCGCCGGGCGCAACGACGTCAATGCACAAACTCTCAATGCCACCGCCCGTGCCAATGATGGCAGCGGTAAGCCGCAACTGGCCATCGACTCCTCAGCCCTCGGCGGAATGTATGCCGGGGCGATCAAACTGGTCGGCACTGAGGCCGGGGTCGGGGTGAAGCTCGACGGCAAGCTGATTGCCAGCGGCGGTGATATTCAGCTCGATGCCAACGGCCAGTTGAGTCTGGCTGACACCTCGGCCACTGGTATGGTCAACGTCAAGGCTGCCAGCCTCGACGCACGCGGCCCGGTTTATGCCGGCACCGCGCTCAATGTGCAGACCCAAGGCAACCTGTCCAACCGTCAGACCCTCGCGGCCCGCGACAGCATCAACCTCAGCGCTGGCGGTCAACTGACCAACGCTGGCGCCATCGAGGCGGGCGTCAACGCCGACGGCAGCCGCAATGCCAACGGTGATCTGAGCCTGACCGCGCAGGAACTCGACAACAGCAGCAAAAGTCTCACCGCGAGCCGCAACCTGACGGTCAACGCCGTTTCTCTGAATAACCGGAAAGGTACGCTCAGCGGTCAGAACATCGCCATCACTGGCGGCATGCTCGATAACCACAGCGGGCAGATTCTCGGTGACCTGGGCCTGAATATCGATCTCGGCGGTGCGCTGGACAACCGCGACGGCGCGCTCGGTTCGGGGCGTTCGCTGAATCTGAAAGCTGCCAGTCTGGACAACCGTGAAGCCGGGGCGCTGGTCAGCGATGGCAGCCTGACTGCACACATCAGTGGCACGCTCGACAACCGCAACAAGGGTGATATCTCTGCCAAAGGCGCCGTCGATCTGCAGGCCGGCACCTTGCTCAACAGCGACGGTAAAGTCATCGGTAAAAGCACGCTGGCCGTGCGCAGTGATGTCGCCGACAACCGGGGCGGGGTGATTCAGGCCGACCAGCAGTTGACCTTGAGTGTTGTGCAACTGGATAACCGCGAAAAAGGCGTGATCAGCGGCAAGGCTGGCCTGACTTATGTCGGCACCCGGCTGGATAACAGCGGTGGTCTGGTCAGTGCGGTCGGCACCGTCAACCTGACCGCTGCCGAAATTCAAAACGCGGCCGGACGGATTTCCAGTCAGAGCGACCTGCTGGCAACCATCGGCCTGCTGCAACAACAGGGTGGTGCGCTGGTTGCCCAAGGCAATTTGAGCCTGACCGGCAAGACCCTCGACAACCGCAACGGCGGGCTGGTCGGTACGACTAAAGCGCTGACACTCTCGGTCGACGACGTCGACAATCGCAGTGGCGAAATCTCCAGCAACCTGCTGATGAACGTCAAAGGCCTGCGTCTGGATAACGGCGACGGCGGCAAAATCCTCTCCGGCAGTAACATTGGGCTGAGCGTCACCAAGCTGATCAACCGGAGCAAAGGCTTGATCGCCGCCACCAAGGGCGCGGTAACCGTTACCGGCACCACGCTGGACAACAGCGGCGGCAATCTCAGCAGCCTCAACGGTCTGGTGATTACCCTTGATGACGCGCTGATCAATTCGCTCGGCGCGATCAGCAGCGACGGCACGCTGACCGTCGATGCTGCGCGCATCGACAACAGCAACGGCAGCCTCGGCAGTGCCGGCAACCTGATACTTTCCAGCACTGGCGCTTTGCTTAATCAGGCCGGTTCTATCAGCAGCGACAGCCTGCTGACCGTCAACAGCGGCAGTCTTGATAACAGCCGCAAAGGTGTGATCTACGGCCAAGGCAACAGCCGGGTCGAGACCGGCGGATTTGACAACAGCCAGGGTGGCAAACTTTCCAGCGGAGCGGCGCTGACGCTCAAGTCAGGGCAGGTCAACAACGCCACCGGCCGCATCGCCAGCCAGCAGGCGCTGGATGTTTCGCTCACCGGGCTGGATCAACAGGGCGGTGAGCTGTTCAGCAAGACTGATCTGACCCTCGATCTGAACAATGGCCAACTGAACAACCAGAACGGTTTGATCAATGCCCCCGGCACGCTGCTGCTGAAAAACCTCAACGGCGTGAGCAACCAGGGCGGGGAAATTTCCAGTCAGCAAGCCTTCTTGCTCGCCGCGCATGATCTCGACAACAGCAACGGCAAACTGCTCAGTCAGCAGGGCCTGACGTTGCGCATTGCGGCGGCATTGAACAACCTCAAAGGCGTCATCTCCGCCGCCTCGCTGGACAGCCACAGCGGCAGTCTGGACAACCACGAAGGTCTGATCAGCAGTCGCGCCGAGTTGTTGCTCACCACCGAAAAGACCCTGGATAACCAACTCGGCACGGTCATCGCTGACGGCCAACTGACCGTTACTGCTGACGAACTGGACAACCGTGAAGGCAATATCGCCGGCAAGGTCGATGCCAGCGCGCAGGCAAAAACCGTCAACAACCAGAATGGTCAGTTGATCGCCACCGGCGTCCTCAAACTGGAAGCCGATCAGTTCGATAATCGGCAGAACGGTCTGCTGGGCTCAAGCAAAGACATGACCCTGACCGTCGCTGACCTGGACAACCGTGGCGGTGAGGTCAGCAGCAACGGCGATTTGCAGATTACGGGCAAAAAACTCGATAACAGCGACGGCGGCAAAATCTTCACCGGCACCGCCCTGACGCTGACCGTCGATGAAGTGCTCAACCGCACCAAAGGCCTGATCAATGCGGGCTCGCAGTTCAATCTGCAGGGGCGCTCGCTGATTAACAGCGACGGCGAATTGCTCAGTCAGCAAGGCATGCTGTTGAACCTCACCGGCGCCTTTGATAACACTTCGGGCAAGGTCAGCAGCGAAGGCACGCTGACGGTCAACAACGCGAAACTGACCAACGTAAAAGGCAGTCTGTCCAGTGCAGCGGACTTGATGCTGGACAGCGACGCCAGCATCGACAATCAGGGCGGCCAGATCGTCACCGACGGCGCGCTGGTACTGAACAGCGCCAGCCTCGACAACCGTCAAAAGGGCACGCTCAGCGGTAAAGGTGCCGTCACGGTCACCACCGACGCCTTTGATAACAGCAACGGTCGACTGAGCAGCGCCGACACCCTGAACCTCACTGCCGGCCAGGTCACTAACAGTGGCGATGGCAGTATCGGCAGTCAGAACGCGCTGACGGCTTCGGTCAGCGGGTTTGATCAACAGGGCGGCAAGCTGTTCAGCAACACGCAGCTAAGCCTGGACCTGAACCACGGCCAGTTGAACAACATCGGCGGTTTGATCAACGCTCCGGGCACACTGCTGCTCAAGCAACTCAACGGCGTCAACAACCAGGGCGGCACAATTTCCAGCGCCGAAGCGTTCACCCTGACCGCGCAAAGCCTCGCCAACAGCAACGGCAAACTCCTGAGCAATCAGGGCCTGACCCTGCGCATCGCGGCCGCACTGGACAACGTCAAAGGCATGATCGGCGCAGCCGCCATCGACGCGAGCGCTGCCAGCCTGAACAACAGCGGCGGCAACCTGGTCAGCCGTGGCGACCTCGGCCTGACCGTTGACGGTCTGCTGCGCAATGACACCAAAGGCCTGATCAGCGCGGCGCAATCTCTCGAGATCACCAGCGCCGATTTGAACAACCGCGACAGTGGCTTGATCAACAGCCACGGCAACCTGACGCTGGCCGCCACCGGACTGGACTCCAGCGACGGCGGCGAAGTTTCCGCCAGCGGTGACATTGATCTGAAGCTGACATCCCTGACCCAGAACGGCGGACGCCTCGTGGGTGACAAAGCCGTCACTCTCGATCTGGCCAATGGCGATCTCGACAACCAGCGCGGCGTGCTCACGGCGCAAGGGCCATTGACGCTCAAGCGCCTGCGTGACGTGAACAACCAGAGTGGTGAGATTTCCAGCAAGCTCGGTTTCGAGTTGATTGCCCGAGCCGTGAACAACAGCGCCGGCAAAATCATCAGCGGTGAAAAACTGCTGTTGCGTGGCACCGAGCTGGTCAACCAGAAAGGCCTGATCTCCGGTTGGCAAGGACTCACCGTCAACGCCGACAGCCTGGACAACCGCAACAGCGGCACGCTCTCCAGCAAGTTCGCCGATGTCTCGGTCGATCTCAACAATGCGCTGCTTAACAGCGACGCGGGGGCTGTAGTCGCCCAAGGCAATCTTCACCTCAAGGCGGACAGTCTCGACAACAGCAACAAAGGCAATCTGAGCAGTGGCGCATGGCAAACCCTGACGCTGGGCGGTGCGCTCAATAACAGCCAAGGCCTGATTTACAGCGGCGCGGCACTGGATGTCGTCAGCACAGCGTTCACCAATGCCGGCGGCTCAATCAATGCCGAACAGGCGTTCACCGCTACGGCCACAGGTCTGGACAATAACGGCGGCCAGATCGCCAGCAACGCTGCGATCACCCTCAACCTGAGCGGCGAGCTGAACAACAACGCCGGCAAACTGGCGAGCAGCGGCGCGATGTTGATCAAGGGTGTGACCGATCTGCGTAACCAGAACGGCCAGATCGCCAGCCAGAAAACACTGGAGGCGCGCACCGCTTCGCTGGACAACAGCAACAAGGGCACCGTCGCGGCGAACGACCAGTTGCAGATCTCCGCAACGGGCGCCGTCAATAATAGCGCCGACGGTCTGATCTACAGCCAGAAGGCCGGCGTGCAACTGAGCGCAGCCAGCCTGCGTAACGGCAAAGGTTCGATCCAGAGCGAAGGCGCGTTGACCCTTGAAGTCAGCGGTGACTTCGACAACCAGAGCGGCAAGGTCATCGCGCAAAGCGGCAATGTCTTTGTCACAGCGGCCAACATCGATAACCGTGGCGGCACGCTGTCCAGCATCAAGGGTGCACTGGAAGCACGCACCGTGGGTGTGCTGCGCAACGGCTTCGACCTCAATAACAATCGCCAGGGCGGCATCATTCAGGCGCAGAGCCTGACGCTTACTGCATTGGCTGGGCTGAACAACAACGGCGGGCGGATTTCCGCGCAGTCGGCCGACAGCAGCATTACCACGGCAGCGCTGGATAACAGCAGTGGTGTGCTGTATTCGAGAGGACTGTTGGCCGTCACCGGCACAAATCTGGAAAACGCTGGCGGGCAGATCGCTGCCAACCGCATCGATTTCGGTCTCAGCGGCGCGTTGCGTAACGGCACGGGTGTCATCGAAAGCGATACCCAACTGAGCGTAAAAGCCGCCAGCGTCGACAACCAGAATGGTCGTCTGCGTTCGCTGGGCAACACCGGCAAAACCCTGTTCCAGATCGGCGGTTTGCTCGACAACCGCAACGGCGTGCTGGAAACCGCCAACGCCGACATGACCCTGGCTGTCGGCGGCCTCCTCAATGCCGGCGGGCAACTCAACCACGTCGGGCGCGGCAAGTTCGACATCTCTACCGCCAATGTCATCGGCGCCGGCGGCAGCATCGTCACCGGTGGGCTGCTGGAACTCAACGCCGACAGCTGGAGCAACTCCAACGTCATTCAGGCCGGTCGCCTGAACGTCAATGTCGGCCAATTCAGCCAGACCGCCAGCGGTAAATTGCTGGCTTCCGATTCCCTGCAGATCCGTGGCGGCAACTGGAGCAACGATGGCTTGATCGCCAGTGACGGCATCCTCGATATGCAAATCGGCGGAACCTATGCTGGCAGCGGCCGCTTGACCAGTCAGCGCGGCGCTTACCTTTCCGCCGCGCAGATGAACGTCGCGGCGGGCGGCAGTTTCGCGGTGGGTGCCGCGTCGACTCTCAATATCGGCGGCCAGCTCAGCAACGCCGGGCGCATGACCTCCAGCGACGACCTGACGATCAACGCGGGCGGCGTTGCCAACACCGGCACCTTGGGCGCGGCGCAGAACCTCATCATCAATACGCCTTCGTTGCTCAATGATCGCGGGCTGATTTTCAGCGGCAATAACATGACCCTCGGCGTCAGCACGCTGACCAACCAGCACGGTGATTTTTACGGTCTGGGCGATGTGGTGATCGGCGGGTACGCCGGCGCGGCACGGGCAGCGGGGGTGTACAACATTTCCGGCTCGATGGAGAGCGGACGCGGGTTCACGCTGAGCGCCGATGTATTTGAAAACCGCACAGAAGGGCCGACGGCGTCGGTTGAACGCAAGCTCATTTCCGGGTTCATCGCGGCGACGTGTGGTGACTGCGTTGGCGGCACCTTTAATAACTTCCTCGCCAGCCGCGAGACTTATCAATTCTTCGACACCGATACCAGCGCTTCGGCGGTGTTCAACGTCGGCAAGGATTTTACGTTCACCGGCGGCACCTTCCTCAACAGCAAAAGTACGCTAGCGGCGGGCGGCAACATCAGCATCACCGCCGACAGCTTGAAGAATATCGGTGCCAAGAGCGGCACCGTCGAAGTCACGCGTCAGTACAACTTCGAGATGGGCACTGGCTCCACGGCGCAATTCATGGCCGACGTGATCATGCCGTACAACCAGCGCAACAACCCCGATTTCCCGTTTGTGTACTACGTCATCGCGCCGGAAGGCCTGATCCGTAAAGCGATCGCCAAAACCGTGGGCAATGGCATCGTCATCGTTGACGCCGAGACAGGCGAAAACGTCGGTAGTCGTAAATATGGCCGGGCCATGTCTGGATTCAGCGCGGGCTTTGAAACGTCAACGCCATCGATGTATGACCCGAATAATTTGCTCGCCTTACCGAGCGAACTGACGCCTTACGAGAGCCGCGTTGCAGTCGAAAACCCGGTTAACAGCAGCGGTGCAGCTGATACCAACAACTCGCGCAACGCAGTGATTCAGGCGGGCGGCAAAGTCTCGATCACCGCCACCCGCGAAGTTGAAAACAGTGTTATCCATCAGGACTACAGCTCAATCGGTGGCACCAATAAAGTTGCCGATACCTCGGTCGGAAACAGCGGCACCGTCGTTGTGCGCATCAACAGCCAGCTGCCGCCCGATCTCGCACAACAGCAAGTCAATCCGCTGAGCCTGCCGGGTTTCGCTCTGCCGACGGGCGAGAACGGTTTGTTTCGTTTGAGCGGGCAGGGCACCAGTGGCGCTGCGGCCAGCAACACCGGGCCAGCCCCGACGTGGACGGTCGGCAGCGAGTCGGTGAATGCCCAGGATCATATGGTCGCCGCCAGCAGTGGCGGGCCGCGCAACCTGTTCATTGATGCCCCTGCGCAGGTATCAGATAGCACCCGCGCCGTGGATACGTTCCATCGCACGCCAAGCATGGTTCAGGCCGTCGCCAGTACGGTCGAAGTCAAAGTGCCGGAAAGTTCTGCGGGCACGGGCAGGCCCAACCGCGGCAACGACATGAAAGAGTCGATCGACACCCGTCCGGTCACGCGTGTCACTGGTCTGCCAGACACCACGGCGCCCTCGAATCCGCACAAATACCTGATCGAAACCAACCCGGCACTCACCAACCTCAAGTCGTTCATGAGTTCCGACTACCTGCTCGACAAACTCGGCTACAACCCCGATCTGAGCGCCAAACGCCTGGGCGATGGACTCTACGAACAACGCCTGATCCAGCAAGCCGTCACCGCCCGCACCGGCCAGGCTTTCCTCGACGGCCAAACCTCCAATGAGGGCATGTTCAAGTACCTGATGAACAACGCCATCGCCAGCAAGGACGCGCTAAACCTGTCGGTCGGCGTCGGCCTCACCTCGCAGCAAGTCGCGGCGCTGACGCACGACATCGTCTGGCTCGAAGAGCATGAAGTGAATGGCGAAAAAGTCCTGGTGCCGGTGGTGTATCTGGCGCAAGCCA encodes:
- a CDS encoding two-partner secretion domain-containing protein — translated: MDVRQFAFLAFQPCAAVKDRERFLGMPKRGLAFVLANVMFWQPMWAQADGIVVANPNTSLDRAGNGVPIINIATPNASGLSHNQFHDYNVGAQGLILNNGSTQNNLTQLGGHIIDNPNLKNSGSAQAILNEVISGNPSQLRGYTEVAGQSARVIVANPYGITCNGCGFINSPRVTLTTGKPVLDNGRLDRFQVDQGTVAIEGTGLNATNVDRFEIITRSAKINAEIQAQNLTIVAGRNDVNAQTLNATARANDGSGKPQLAIDSSALGGMYAGAIKLVGTEAGVGVKLDGKLIASGGDIQLDANGQLSLADTSATGMVNVKAASLDARGPVYAGTALNVQTQGNLSNRQTLAARDSINLSAGGQLTNAGAIEAGVNADGSRNANGDLSLTAQELDNSSKSLTASRNLTVNAVSLNNRKGTLSGQNIAITGGMLDNHSGQILGDLGLNIDLGGALDNRDGALGSGRSLNLKAASLDNREAGALVSDGSLTAHISGTLDNRNKGDISAKGAVDLQAGTLLNSDGKVIGKSTLAVRSDVADNRGGVIQADQQLTLSVVQLDNREKGVISGKAGLTYVGTRLDNSGGLVSAVGTVNLTAAEIQNAAGRISSQSDLLATIGLLQQQGGALVAQGNLSLTGKTLDNRNGGLVGTTKALTLSVDDVDNRSGEISSNLLMNVKGLRLDNGDGGKILSGSNIGLSVTKLINRSKGLIAATKGAVTVTGTTLDNSGGNLSSLNGLVITLDDALINSLGAISSDGTLTVDAARIDNSNGSLGSAGNLILSSTGALLNQAGSISSDSLLTVNSGSLDNSRKGVIYGQGNSRVETGGFDNSQGGKLSSGAALTLKSGQVNNATGRIASQQALDVSLTGLDQQGGELFSKTDLTLDLNNGQLNNQNGLINAPGTLLLKNLNGVSNQGGEISSQQAFLLAAHDLDNSNGKLLSQQGLTLRIAAALNNLKGVISAASLDSHSGSLDNHEGLISSRAELLLTTEKTLDNQLGTVIADGQLTVTADELDNREGNIAGKVDASAQAKTVNNQNGQLIATGVLKLEADQFDNRQNGLLGSSKDMTLTVADLDNRGGEVSSNGDLQITGKKLDNSDGGKIFTGTALTLTVDEVLNRTKGLINAGSQFNLQGRSLINSDGELLSQQGMLLNLTGAFDNTSGKVSSEGTLTVNNAKLTNVKGSLSSAADLMLDSDASIDNQGGQIVTDGALVLNSASLDNRQKGTLSGKGAVTVTTDAFDNSNGRLSSADTLNLTAGQVTNSGDGSIGSQNALTASVSGFDQQGGKLFSNTQLSLDLNHGQLNNIGGLINAPGTLLLKQLNGVNNQGGTISSAEAFTLTAQSLANSNGKLLSNQGLTLRIAAALDNVKGMIGAAAIDASAASLNNSGGNLVSRGDLGLTVDGLLRNDTKGLISAAQSLEITSADLNNRDSGLINSHGNLTLAATGLDSSDGGEVSASGDIDLKLTSLTQNGGRLVGDKAVTLDLANGDLDNQRGVLTAQGPLTLKRLRDVNNQSGEISSKLGFELIARAVNNSAGKIISGEKLLLRGTELVNQKGLISGWQGLTVNADSLDNRNSGTLSSKFADVSVDLNNALLNSDAGAVVAQGNLHLKADSLDNSNKGNLSSGAWQTLTLGGALNNSQGLIYSGAALDVVSTAFTNAGGSINAEQAFTATATGLDNNGGQIASNAAITLNLSGELNNNAGKLASSGAMLIKGVTDLRNQNGQIASQKTLEARTASLDNSNKGTVAANDQLQISATGAVNNSADGLIYSQKAGVQLSAASLRNGKGSIQSEGALTLEVSGDFDNQSGKVIAQSGNVFVTAANIDNRGGTLSSIKGALEARTVGVLRNGFDLNNNRQGGIIQAQSLTLTALAGLNNNGGRISAQSADSSITTAALDNSSGVLYSRGLLAVTGTNLENAGGQIAANRIDFGLSGALRNGTGVIESDTQLSVKAASVDNQNGRLRSLGNTGKTLFQIGGLLDNRNGVLETANADMTLAVGGLLNAGGQLNHVGRGKFDISTANVIGAGGSIVTGGLLELNADSWSNSNVIQAGRLNVNVGQFSQTASGKLLASDSLQIRGGNWSNDGLIASDGILDMQIGGTYAGSGRLTSQRGAYLSAAQMNVAAGGSFAVGAASTLNIGGQLSNAGRMTSSDDLTINAGGVANTGTLGAAQNLIINTPSLLNDRGLIFSGNNMTLGVSTLTNQHGDFYGLGDVVIGGYAGAARAAGVYNISGSMESGRGFTLSADVFENRTEGPTASVERKLISGFIAATCGDCVGGTFNNFLASRETYQFFDTDTSASAVFNVGKDFTFTGGTFLNSKSTLAAGGNISITADSLKNIGAKSGTVEVTRQYNFEMGTGSTAQFMADVIMPYNQRNNPDFPFVYYVIAPEGLIRKAIAKTVGNGIVIVDAETGENVGSRKYGRAMSGFSAGFETSTPSMYDPNNLLALPSELTPYESRVAVENPVNSSGAADTNNSRNAVIQAGGKVSITATREVENSVIHQDYSSIGGTNKVADTSVGNSGTVVVRINSQLPPDLAQQQVNPLSLPGFALPTGENGLFRLSGQGTSGAAASNTGPAPTWTVGSESVNAQDHMVAASSGGPRNLFIDAPAQVSDSTRAVDTFHRTPSMVQAVASTVEVKVPESSAGTGRPNRGNDMKESIDTRPVTRVTGLPDTTAPSNPHKYLIETNPALTNLKSFMSSDYLLDKLGYNPDLSAKRLGDGLYEQRLIQQAVTARTGQAFLDGQTSNEGMFKYLMNNAIASKDALNLSVGVGLTSQQVAALTHDIVWLEEHEVNGEKVLVPVVYLAQANGRLGPTGALIAGKDVTLIAGENLDNVGTLKATNNLSATAGKDLVNSGSIEAGNRLDLLATNSIVNKAGGIIAGKDVSLTTRTGDVINERTITSMDDQYGTVTRHQDFADNAARIEAANDLTVKAANDINVIGGVLKSGQDMAFNAGRDVNVVSVQVNDSVSLGSRASSSDITQLAADIDAGRDFKAEAKRDINVIASEIDAKRDVSMKATENLVISSAADEEHSNSKNKKEKRQEDHVTQVMSGITAGGDVKLEAGKDLSVISSRVTAGDEAYLVAGDRLELLAAQDTDYSLYDMKKKGSFGKLKMQHDEVTDIKHVGSEIKAGGNLTLSSKGDQLYQVAKLDSGNNITLDSGGSITFQGVKDLHDENHTKTNNSAGWVSSKGRGNTDETLRQTQMIAKGNIVIKAVDGLKIDIKDVNQQSVSQTIDAMVKADPQLAWLKDAEARGDVDWQRVKEIHESFKYENSGLGPAAQIAIAIMMSFVMGPAGLGLVGGGFGGAVATSLATTGVTSTINNKGDLGAAFKETFSAGSLKNAAIAGFTAGMLDYADTNWFAAGGSKTANILTSSNITDVAIRTTGRAIISSGISTTIGGGSFGDNFGAALLGEASSVAMATGFDFVGDNTLKFPEGSAEKVVAHALMGGLISQVLGGDFATGAAAAGLNEAAMNVLVKFAGGNDQMQVMLSQLTGVLAAAAVDGNTQLGAAIAGSATTYNYLYHREVKEMLAEMDSKSTDEEKLAVRDKYEALDKQRELERDEFCKGAADTCRQISRDLADDDEKFSELIKKLRSEGKGAEAYWVGSVQWGNLHSAGSMASVVKAQEGGFFAKLGAVVFEMGAGIFPGRAIGKGTTAIHVADEKVVDVKGAAGGAGGTEKVVTISKDRYPESAQHIEDAIGAGKPDTLTIDRDNAATRRRDSLRGIETRPGLDRDEYPPAMFQEGGQGASVRHITAGDNRGAGACIGAQCRELPNGTKVRIEVID